A DNA window from Actinokineospora baliensis contains the following coding sequences:
- a CDS encoding flavin reductase family protein — translation MGVDLRVAMRNFATGVCVMTTRVDGPNGPEHDAVTVNSLTSLSLDPPLVSVCLRRDSVFLTDLLVSGHWALSILDIGASDVARAFAAGREQRRAALATVSAVAGEHTGALVLDGPGWLECGLRQAVEVGDHTLLIGDVLATGSQDRRPPLVFLHGEYHAVGAGGAARLDREVRTR, via the coding sequence GTGGGCGTTGACTTGCGCGTGGCCATGCGGAACTTCGCCACCGGGGTGTGCGTGATGACCACCAGGGTGGATGGTCCGAACGGACCAGAGCACGACGCGGTGACGGTCAACTCGCTCACCTCGCTCTCGCTCGACCCGCCGCTGGTGTCGGTGTGCCTGCGCCGCGACTCGGTCTTCCTGACCGACCTGCTGGTCAGCGGCCACTGGGCACTGTCCATCTTGGACATCGGGGCGTCCGACGTGGCCAGGGCGTTCGCCGCGGGCCGCGAGCAGCGGCGCGCCGCGCTGGCCACGGTGTCCGCGGTCGCCGGTGAGCACACCGGCGCGCTGGTCCTCGACGGGCCCGGCTGGCTGGAGTGCGGGCTGCGGCAGGCGGTGGAGGTCGGCGACCACACGCTGCTCATCGGCGACGTGCTCGCCACCGGCTCGCAGGACCGGCGGCCACCACTGGTTTTCCTGCACGGGGAGTACCACGCCGTCGGCGCAGGCGGCGCCGCGCGGCTCGACAGGGAGGTTCGGACCCGATGA